A genomic segment from Salmo trutta unplaced genomic scaffold, fSalTru1.1, whole genome shotgun sequence encodes:
- the LOC115187707 gene encoding uncharacterized protein LOC115187707 yields the protein MLHLINRLKTPLLSFGGTRTISQLINMEKPCILATTFGAHGGINKCFAPVVEKHFTIIPYETFLLDQKNLSEQVKAVFVWGSALKVDRDLMQSLPNLKVVVNGGVGVDHLDIPMINSFGVKVCNTPHVVDNATADLGMGLMLASARKIVEGHHYSLTHNNEDLPESSMGVDVCGATLGIIGMGRIGYKVARRAQPFDMKIFYHNRNRRKEEERAVGAMYCANMEDLLQQSDFVMVVVNLSPATQKLIGAKELAMMKPTSTLINISRGLVVDQDALVEALQKKVIRAAALDVTYPEPLPIGHPLAALPNVIILPHMGTHSVETMQIMVEKMVTNALAVLGGNQPPDEVKV from the exons ATGCTCCATTTGATAAACAGATTGAAGACTCCACTGCTCTCATTTGGAGGAACGCGCACAATATCCCAACTG ATCAACATGGAGAAGCCCTGCATACTGGCCACTACCTTCGGAGCGCATGGAGGCATCAACAAATGCTTTGCACCTGTTGTCGAGAAACACTTCACCATTATCCCATACGAGACATTCCTGCTAGACCAGAAGAATCTGTCAGAACAGGTCAAAGCAGTTTTTGTATGGGGCAGTGCCCTGAAGGTTGACAGAGATCTGATGCAGTCTCTGCCTAACCTCAAGGTGGTGGTTAACGGAGGGGTGGGAGTGGACCATCTGGACATACCCATGATCAACAGCTTTGGGGTGAAGGTGTGCAACACCCCTCATGTTGTTGACAACGCCACTGCCGACCTTGGGATGGGTTTGATGCTGGCGTCTGCAAGGAAGATCGTCgaag GTCACCATTACTCCCTAACCCACAACAATGAGGACTTGCCAGAGAGCTCCATGGGTGTGGACGTCTGCGGGGCCACCCTGGGCATCATCGGTATGGGGAGGATAGGATACAAGGTGGCCAGGAGGGCCCAGCCATTTGATATGAAGATCTTCTATCATAACAGGAACCGCAG gaaagaggaagagagagcagtgGGGGCGATGTACTGTGCCAACATGGAGGATCTGCTCCAGCAGTCAGActttgtgatggtggtggtgaacCTGTCACCTGCCACCCAGAAACTGATCGGTGCCAAGGAACTAGCCATGATGAAACCCACCAGCACTCTCATCAACATCAGTAGAG GCCTCGTTGTAGACCAAGATGCGTTGGTGGAAGCCCTGCAGAAGAAAGTGATCCGAGCCGCTGCACTGGATGTGACTTATCCTGAACCCCTACCAAT AGGCCACCCCCTTGCTGCTCTTCCAAATGTCATCATCCTGCCCCACATGGGGACCCACTCTGTTGAGACGATGCAGATAATGGTGGAGAAGATGGTGACCAACGCCCTGGCAGTACTAGGAGGGAACCAGCCTCCTGATGAGGTCAAGGTGTAG
- the LOC115187761 gene encoding activity-dependent neuroprotector homeobox protein 2, whose amino-acid sequence MYQLPVEKLDKIRQSRKRVKDILCDIGLDNCKKLLDDLKCFDAGDDCFENTDWEDLTDGYHGKRRKRWPYRREMLCCALCWFSTRSWYTFRGHVQRCHEEEEDISALSSCPNCSFISQPDVTNQHIKLFHGGSAKTTSASCTLTSTTSHTTIHSVSTTDVGDKYSCRGCGFHDSLFYVMRKHVLVNHYGSLLNRYYGHRNEAEQTADGVKLSTFFCRMCNMPAETSEHLLYHILSSDKHKELHAHIRPFIVEHVNTNLKTSIRNGPQQKLPNLAPRAVQKVVSLVSKNINQQQPNGRSISKNPSTGTMLLAAPSNTTALVCGPDQRHMFLPTQGPGGNGLILTQQAVTSLQNRAALPTSTLVKAGPIRMMLPNTQQTATKPVPITITVPQQQQQQPRQVLLPPGVQINVQNKMGGGSQPLMLTQSGPRGAVMSSQSVRLVPTGNKVNGMPTYTLETVQVAMPVQSAGVTQIVNKGVLVTQNMTTLQQQNKPSTIIVMGNGTVSNQMPSTAVMNQTQGDNGTEKPKELAVQTQFLKKMENNTVKCTRCKTLLSEKGIFQHLLHGLQCLLCPLVFYSIQQVMEHMGKEHKLSDKANCDVLKEKYRLGINPQGSLLFPFFDMSANVPKDLLADKELNVVLVTSTKDRIYLKLRRESIKSAYQNLAEDGCPFCPEKPQNGEDYELHLKTKHHIVPTIHAILKAPAFKCVYCLGVYTDKSTSKTISIHVQRCRCAPKAAKDAERLINPDPNAQTINGGVPAAALDQSRQSRSREVTGGATKQQVGHKSKPGAFTFDPTVSLVLDPTGMEMLPFQDRKEFLTRYFHQRPYLSRKEMEALAGRLWFQRTDVASLFGAKRSRCMKALRQKKTKVLMGFNWTELSKLKHDLVVPEIEPEEKAEPGKVNV is encoded by the exons ATGTACCAACTACCTGTGGAGAAATTGGACAAAATCAGACAATCAAGGAAGAGAGTCAAAGATATTCTATGTGACATTGGACTTGACAACTGCAAAAAGTTGTTGGAT GATCTTAAATGCTTTGATGCAGGAGACGACTGTTTTGAGAACACAGACTGGGAGGATTTAACGGACGGTTACCATGGCAAAAGGAGAAAAAGG TGGCCATATCGCAGGGAGATGCTATGCTGTGCCCTGTGCTGGTTCTCTACCCGGTCATGGTACACCTTCAGAGGACATGTCCAGCGCTgtcatgaggaggaggaggacatcaGCGCCCTGTCCTCCTGCCCCAACTGCTCCTTCATCAGCCAGCCTGACGTCACCAATCAACACATCAAGCTGTTCCACGGGGGATCAGCCAAAACCACCAGTGCCTCATGTACTTTAACCTCCACCACGTCCCATACTACCATCCATTCAGTCTCCACCACTGACGTAGGAGACAAGTACTCGTGTCGAGGCTGTGGGTTCCACGACTCGCTGTTCTATGTCATGAGAAAACACGTCCTGGTGAACCACTACGGATCGTTGTTGAACCGTTACTATGGTCACCGGAACGAAGCGGAACAGACAGCGGACGGGGTCAAATTGTCCACGTTCTTCTGCAGGATGTGTAACATGCCGGCGGAGACGTCAGAGCACCTGCTCTACCACATTCTGAGCTCAGACAAACACAAGGAACTGCACGCGCACATCAGGCCCTTCATCGTCGAACACGTCAACACAAACCTCAAAACTAGCATAAGGAACGGCCCGCAGCAGAAGCTTCCGAACCTGGCTCCCAGGGCTGTCCAAAAGGTAGTCTCTCTGGTCTCCAAGAACATTAACCAACAACAACCCAACGGAAGGTCCATATCAAAAAACCCTTCCACCGGTACTATGCTTTTGGCCGCTCCAAGTAACACAACGGCCCTTGTGTGTGGTCCAGACCAGAGGCACATGTTCCTCCCCACACAGGGCCCAGGAGGAAACGGCTTAATACTCACTCAGCAGGCTGTGACTTCTCTTCAGAACCGTGCTGCCTTGCCCACCTCCACACTCGTCAAAGCTGGTCCCATCAGAATGATGCTGCCCAACACCCAGCAGACTGCCACCAAACCGGTACCAATAACAATTACAgttccccaacaacaacaacaacagccccGACAGGTCCTACTTCCACCTGGTGTCCAAATCAATGTCCAAAACAAGATGGGTGGTGGTTCCCAGCCCCTTATGTTGACCCAGTCTGGTCCCAGAGGAGCCGTCATGTCCTCCCAGTCTGTCCGTCTGGTCCCTACTGGCAACAAGGTAAACGGCATGCCAAcctacacactggaaactgttcaGGTTGCCATGCCAGTCCAGTCTGCTGGGGTCACCCAAATTGTCAATAAAGGTGTGCTTGTGACGCAGAACATGACCACTCTACAACAGCAGAACAAGCCGTCGACTATTATCGTCATGGGAAATGGTACGGTGTCCAATCAAATGCCTAGCACGGCCGTGATGAACCAGACACAAGGTGACAACGGCACTGAGAAACCCAAAGAGTTGGCTGTGCAGACACAATTTCTGAAGAAGATGGAGAATAACACAGTGAAATGCACAAGATGTAAAACGTTATTGTCGGAGAAGGGTATTTTTCAGCATTTGTTGCATGGTCTGCAGTGTTTGCTCTGCCCACTGGTGTTCTATTCCATCCAGCAAGTCATGGAACACATGGGTAAGGAACACAAGCTCTCAGACAAAGCCAACTGTGACGTCCTCAAAGAGAAATATCGTCTGGGAATCAATCCCCAGGGGAGCCTTTTGTTTCCCTTTTTTGACATGAGCGCAAATGTCCCTAAAGACCTGCTGGCAGACAAGGAGCTAAACGTGGTTCTGGTCACATCGACTAAAGACCGGATCTATCTGAAGCTGAGACGAGAGTCCATCAAGTCAGCATATCAAAACCTAGCAGAAGACGGTTGTCCCTTCTGTCCAGAGAAGCCTCAGAACGGGGAGGATTACGAGCTCCATCTGAAGACAAAGCACCACATTGTACCCACTATACATGCCATACTGAAGGCCCCAGCCTTCAAGTGTGTATACTGCCTGGGGGTGTACACAGACAAGTCCACTTCCAAAACCATCTCCATACACGTCCAGCGCTGTAGGTGTGCCCCCAAGGCAGCCAAGGATGCAGAGAGATTGATCAACCCTGATCCAAATGCCCAGACAATCAACGGTGGCGTGCCGGCCGCTGCCCTGGATCAGagcagacagagtaggtctaggGAAGTGACAGGGGGGGCCACCAAGCAGCAGGTGGGGCACAAATCCAAACCTGGTGCTTTTACATTCGACCCCACTGTGTCCCTGGTGCTGGATCCCACAGGAATGGAGATGCTTCCCTTCCAGGATAGAAAGGAGTTCCTCACCAGATACTTCCACCAGAGGCCCTACCTGTCTAGGAAAGAGATGGAGGCCCTGGCAGGCCGCCTGTGGTTCCAGAGGACTGATGTGGCGTCTCTGTTTGGAGCGAAGCGCAGCCGGTGTATGAAAGCGCTCCGACAGAAGAAGACTAAGGTTCTGATGGGGTTTAACTGGACTGAGCTGAGCAAGCTGAAGCACGACCTTGTTGTTCCAGAGATTGAACCTGAAGAGAAAGCTGAGCCAGGGAAAGTAAATGTCTAA
- the LOC115187714 gene encoding partitioning defective 6 homolog gamma — translation MNRSLSKSQSSLQYRATVEVKSKYGAEFRRFSLNRSNPGEFQDFYKLILCLHRLTSIDVIIGYADIQGELLPINNDDNFCKAVSTAPTLLRIFIQRQEEVDDNIFCPNATVTRRRKVPAIPLPRGDVNRKRPTVHISRPQDFRPISSIIDTDFLPASQRRVRLYRQGSEKPLGFYIRDGTTVRVTPHGLEKVPGIFISRLVPGGLAESTGLLAINDQVLEVNGIEVMGKVLDQVTDMMIANSHNLIITVKPVNQRNNIVRTGSWMSGINSGSVSSLDYHSYHSMPICQSYHSMPICVGAYSFTDDELQSDEDLDIVIERRLRNSSRRSSASTSTASRSQAWSQPQQSPRPSPRPSTRRTPRRPYSVISSTSYHSQPSLTNLNLRLSRDLTLQQHYGSSPAIREMNGGVFNHSSLLTLRTELRRSLVLQRGGVEEDGMVITL, via the exons ATGAATCGGAGTTTAAGTAAATCGCAGTCTTCTTTGCAGTATCGTGCGACAGTGGAAGTGAAAAGCAAA TATGGAGCAGAGTTCAGAAGGTTTTCCCTTAACCGCTCCAACCCTGGCGAGTTCCAAGATTTCTACAAGCTCATCCTGTGCCTGCACCGTCTAACCAGCATTGATGTCATAATTGGCTATGCAGATATCCAGGGAGAACTACTACCCATCAATAACGATGACAACTTCTGCAAGGCCGTGTCCACTGCTCCCACCTTACTGCGGATCTTCATACAGAGACAAG AGGAAGTAGACGACAATATCTTCTGCCCCAATGCCACTGTGACACGCCGGAGGAAGGTGCCAGCAATCCCTCTGCCACGCGGCGACGTGAACCGCAAAAGGCCCACGGTCCACATCAGCAGACCGCAGGACTTCCGTCCCATCTCGTCCATTATTGACACAGATTTCCTGCCCGCATCTCAGCGCCGGGTGCGCCTTTACCGCCAGGGCTCAGAGAAGCCCCTGGGGTTCTATATCCGGGATGGGACCACTGTGAGGGTGACTCCCCACGGCCTGGAGAAGGTACCTGGGATCTTCATCTCACGGCTGGTCCCTGGAGGCCTGGCTGAGAGCACAGGGCTGCTGGCCATCAACGACCAGGTGCTTGAGGTGAATGGGATTGAGGTGATGGGCAAGGTGTTAGACCAGGTGACAGACATGATGATCGCAAACAGTCACAATCTTATCATCACGGTGAAGCCGGTGAACCAGCGTAATAACATAGTGCGTACCGGCAGCTGGATGTCGGGGATAAACTCAGGCAGTGTCAGCTCTTTAGACTACCATAGTTACCACAGCATGCCCATCTGTCAGAGTTACCACAGCATGCCTATCTGTGTGGGAGCCTACAGCTTCACTGATGACGAGCTCCAGAGTGACGAGGACTTGGACATTGTGATTGAGAGAAGACTCAGAAACTCATCCCGTCGCTCCAGTGCCTCCACCTCCACAGCCTCCCGTTCCCAGGCTTGGTCCCAGCCCCAGCAGAGTCCTAGGCCTTCTCCTAGGCCATCCACCCGGCGAACTCCCCGTCGGCCTTACTCTGTCATCTCCTCAACCTCCTATCACTCACAGCCCAGCCTCACTAACCTGAACCTCAGACTGAGCCGAGACCTGACCCTGCAGCAGCACTACGGCAGCAGCCCAGCCATCAGGGAGATGAATGGAGGTGTGTTTAACCACAGCAGCCTGCTCACCCTGAGGACAGAGCTACGACGCAGCCTGGTGCtacagaggggaggggtggaggaggatggAATGGTCATCACCTTGTGA
- the LOC115187762 gene encoding putative ribosome-binding factor A, mitochondrial, translating to MFGINTYSRVKQCLVVQHYASSCMAMKKRTGGGVELGPQHRVHHLNCEHRSVSSVCHDRRDFHTSSKCAGKNLLRKFVNKTKKKLWYETPPQGPPSNQLSALKPPKKQSQGDNMRTRVLNSILYKAITDLLSSPEVNYEVYNYSVDISRVSLPADFSSCRVYWKTSGVSERDDQIQQALDKSSPRIRYLIMAHQTLGGVPPLVFIKDKQYAAMSEVENLLKMADFGPEDGLGERLHVVEPGQPTTSKKPVLFGVDHDALNKQILDYKLRVKDTTSNTLAPELTLQQLEVLAEYRKQKIMEKKKKSKRPVDDDITPKEYLLSRHSQGQEREEDDGRAFSQEDDQVRELMAEESRKS from the exons ATGTTTGGAATTAATACATATTCAAGAGTAAAACAATGTCTAGTTGTTCAGCATTACGCGAGCAGTTGTATGGCTATGAAGAAACGGACCGGCGGCGGGGTCGAACTTGGTCCTCAGCATCGAGTCCATCATTTGAACTGCGAGCACCGTTCCGTCTCATCAGTTTGTCATGACAGAAGAGATTTTCACACTTCTTCCAAGTGTGCTGGTAAAAACCTGTTGAGGAAgtttgtcaacaaaacaaa GAAGAAGCTCTGGTATGAAACACCGCCCCAG GGGCCACCGTCCAATCAGCTCAGTGCTCTAAAGCCACCTAAGAAACAAAGCCAAGGGGACAACATGCGCACCAGAGTCCTCAACTCCATCCTGTACAAGGCCATCACTGATCTACTGAGCTCCCCTGAAGTCAACTATGAGGTCTACAACTACAGCGTGGACATCTCCAGG GTGTCACTGCCTGCAGACTTCTCTAGTTGCCGGGTCTATTGGAAAACCAGTGGTGTGTCAGAGAGGGATGACCAGATTCAGCAAGCACTGGACAAGAGCAGCCCTCGTATAAG GTACCTCATTATGGCTCATCAAACCCTTGGTGGTGTCCCTCCTTTGGTTTTCATAAAGGATAAACAGTACGCAGCCATGTCTGAG GTTGAAAACCTACTCAAGATGGCTGACTTTGGTCCTGAAGATGGACTGGG AGAACGACTGCATGTAGTGGAACCAGGACAGCCCACCACGTCTAAAAAACCTGTGCTGTTCGGGGTCGACCACGACGCTCTCAACAAGCAGATCCTGGACTACAAACTGAGGGTCAAAGACACTACCTCAAACACCCTGGCACCAGAGCTCACACTGCAGCAGCTGGAGGTGCTGGCAGAGTACAGGAAGCAGAAGATaatggagaagaagaagaagtccaAACGGCCCGTTGATGATGACATCACTCCTAAGGAGTACCTTCTGTCCAGACACAGCCAGGgtcaggagagggaggaggacgacggccgggcattcagccaggaagacGACCAGGTCAGAGAACTCATGGCTGAGGAGAGCAGGAAGTCCTAG